In Thermococcus profundus, the genomic stretch TCGACGACCTCAGGGAAGCGGCCAACAGGCTCAGGAAGGAGAAGCGCGTCATCGTTCTAATAAGCAGGGAGGGCCACTTTGTGGTGGCAGTTGGAGAGGGCATCGAGCTAAAAGCCGGGGAGCTGGCGAAGGTGATAACGAGCGTCGCCGGCGGTGGCGGCGGCGGAAGGAAAGAATTAGCGCAGGGCAGGATAAAGAACCCGCTCAAGGCGGAGGAAGCGATTGAGGAAGTTAAAAAACAGATAGTCAAAAAAGATTAATTCCTATTCACTTAGTTTTCTTTGATCTTTTTTAGCTATTTTTTGATTAACATGTGTTGAGAATCTCCTCAATTCTTCTCCATATGTTGGGATTGCTAAGATCGCATATAGGAGTAGCGTGAATTCTAGGAATGCAAAACAGGATGGTGGAGGTGAAGATTGTTTCCATTTTTGATAATATCCAATCATCACAATGAGAGAAATACCAAGTACTTCAGCAAAGTCAACATTAAGTTCATTAAACTTTGAACGTCCCACTTGTAAGAATACATAAACTGTGTAAAGGATAATGATAATATCCAAGATGGACCTTGGACTCCAGGTAAACCTGCATCTATTTAGATTCTGGACGAGGTATGCAATGCCAAGGATTGCCCCAGTTGAAATACTTAATAGCAACAAACCTGACCTATATAGTTTTACCTTGTTGGCCCCTACTTTTTGCGCTTCATCTTCTATTTTTATTCCAAATGCAGGGAGCATCACTATAAAAAGTAAAGTGAGAGCATGACTTAGCCCATTGTATACTAGCGCTATTAACAATACAACACTTAAAGCAGCCATTCCAATATCAAGTGTAGATTGAGTATCCACCACAATCCCAAACAATTTTTGAACGTTTCTTAAGCATGATCTCCAATTAAATTGAGAGTATATCAATATCAATAACACAACAAAGAGAAGTATATACACTGTTATCAATTTCCCAAGACCAATATTTTGGGGATTCGCACTGACTATGTACAAACTGGCCCAAAACATGGTTAAACCTGCCAGTATCCCCAAGGATACTAACACCTGCATCGTGGCGACATCATTATACTCTTCTTTGGAGAGTCTAACGCTTGCAATGTAATATACACTAGAGCTAAACAACATAAGAAATGCGATTTCAATGAAAAATACTACCACGGTTTTTGAAACCTTTTCAATAATATCTTCTACAATTTTACTGTTTAATAAACTTCCAGATAGAACAGAAATAATGGCTATTAATATTCCGACATCAAGACTTTTTTCTTTGTTCATAATTAGAAGTAAGTACTAAATGTTTTTTAAACCTTTCATTTCATGCACATTTAGGTGTCCAAAAATCAAAGTCAAAACTCTAACAAAGCAAATCATCGAGCTTTCCTCGGAGCTCGGTCTTCAGGCCGTTCCCGAATACAGAACTCCCGACGGCACGCGGATAGACATCGCGATTCTCAACGGGGAGGAAAAGCTCCTCGCGATTGAGCTGGAGGCTTCCTTCAAGTGGTTTCCGCAGAGGCTCCTCTACGACGTCGTTAAGGCCTACAGGGCAGGCTTCACGGAGCTGTGGGTTGTCTCGAACTTCAACTCAAAGCCGGGGTGGGTAAAGAACTACTCCACGGAGATAGGGGTGGAAACGAGAATAGTTAAAGAGAACGAAGTCCTGGAGGAACTGACAACCAGGCTCTTGCAGCAGACGAAGAAAAAAGAAGGACACTACTTAGATTTCCTCGGGGCCAATGTCAGGGTGTAGTCATCGCGCCAGAATGGCATTTTCTCAAGGTGTATGCTGACTTCGGCGCTTCCCTTTTTGTAGTAGAGGGACTTAACGAGATCGTCCGGAACCCTGAAGTGAACGTACATCGTTCCGCCCTCATTAACCGTGGTCTTGAACTCGTCCGTGCCCTTGTACTGCTCCCCGTTGTAGTCCACGAGGTAGCTCGTCCCCTTCGGGAAGGTTATCTTCATCTCGAAGCCCTTGACCTTGGGGTTCACGTCCATCTCGAAAAGGCCCCAGCCGTCCTTCTCGACGAAGACGACGCTCCTGTTGTCGAGGTAGAAGACCTCGTGGTAGGTAACACTGGCCGGTGGAAGGTGAGCCGTTTTGATCGCGTAGCCGAACAGCGCTAGGGTAACGATTGCCATCACTAACAGAGCCTTGTTCATGCCCATCCCCCTAATTTTAACGGCCATCCGGTACTTAACCCTTTTGTGTAGGTGGTTACTTTTTTCCTGGAAAGATCAGCTCGAGCTTGAAGGATGAGACACCAGTGTACCTCCAGAAAGACGTTTAAACTCCAGATGCATAACACTTACGGTGATACCCATGGGGAAGCTTAAGGAGCCTATTATAGCGATAAACTTCAAGACCTACATCGAGGCAACGGGAAAGAGGGCCCTCGAGATAGCGAAGGCGGCCGAGAAGGTCTCCAAAGAGACAGGGATAACCTTCGTGGTCGCCCCTCAACTGGCAGACCTGAGGATGATAGCGGAGAGCGTTGAGATCCCTGTCTTCGCCCAGCACATCGACCCGATAAAGCCCGGAAGCCACACCGGCCACGTCCTCCCGGAGGCGGTTAAAGAGGCTGGGGCCATTGGGACACTCCTCAACCACTCCGAGAACAGAATGATCCTAGCCGACCTTGAGGCGGCGATAAGAAGGGCGGAGGAAGTCGGGCTTATGACCATGGTCTGCTCCAACAATCCAGCCGTTTCGGCGGCTGTCGCTGCCCTCGGCCCGGACTACGTTGCCGTCGAGCCGCCGGAGCTCATAGGAACAGGAATTCCAGTGAGCAAGGCCCAGCCGGAAGTAGTCACCAACACCGTCGAGCTCGTGAAGAAGGTAAACCCAGACGTTGGCGTCCTGACTGGTGCAGGCATAAGCACCGGCGAGGACGTCAAGAAGGCCCTTGAGCTCGGAAGCGTTGGAGTTCTTCTCGCAAGCGGCGTTACCAAGGCCAAAGATCCTGAGAAGGCGATAAGAGACCTCGTCTCGCTGATAATCTGAACCATTCGCTTTGCCCTATCCCTTTTTTTCACCGTTCATCTTTTAAGCCCCAGTCCCAACGCCGTACGGTGAAGGGAATGGCGATTTACTTCATAGGTCTGGGTCTTTACGACGAAAAGGATGTAACGCTCAAGGGGCTCGAAGCGGCGAAGAAGTGCGAGGAAGTTTTTGCGGAGTTTTACACCTCCCTACTAGCCGGAACGACAATTGAGAAGATTGAGGAGCTGATAGGAAAGCCCATAAAGCGGCTGAGCAGGGAGGACGTCGAGCTGAACTTCGAGAGAATCGTGCTGAGAGAGGCAAAGGATAAGGATGTCGCCTTTCTAACCGCAGGAGATCCCATGGTGGCGACGACGCACGCAGACCTCAGGATAAGGGCGAAGAAAGCTGGAATCGAGAGCTACGTCATTCATGCCCCCAGTATTTATTCGGCAGTTGCCATCACCGGTCTTCAGATCTACAAGTTCGGCAAGAGCGCGACCGTTGCATATCCGGAGAAGAACTGGTTCCCAACGAGCCACTACGACGTGATAAGGGAGAACAAGGAGAGGAGCCTCCATACCCTTCTCTTCCTCGACATCAAGGCGGATCAGAACAGGTATATGACGGCCAACGAGGCGATGGAGATCCTCCTCCAGGTCGAGGAGATGAAGGGGCAAGGAGTCTTCACGCCCGAGACTCTAGTGGTAGTTCTCGCGAGGGCCGGCTCGCTCAACCCAACTCTCAAGGCCGGCTACGTCAGGGACATGCTCAAGGAGGACTTCGGAAGGCAGCCCCACGTCCTAATAGTTCCCGGAAGGCTCCACATAGTCGAAGCCGAGTACCTTGTCGAGTTTGCTGGGGCCCCAAAGGAGATCCTGGAGGAGGTCTAGCGAAAGCTTTATATCGTCTTTTCGTTTCTTCACTTCGGGCGGGCCCGTGGTCTAGACGGTTATGACGCCACCCTTACAAGGTGGAGGTCCGGGGTTCGAATCCCCGCGGGCCCACCATTCAAACTTCGCCTGCGCGAAGTTTGATCAAGGCTCGTGGTTCCTTCCAGAATTGCCCTTCCATAAGGATTTTCATTCTAAAAAGCTCTCCCGAGTCAAGATTCCACAAGTACTAGCTTTTTTACAAGGAGTTTCTCGCATTGATGCCCTTCGGGCATCGATTAAAGAGTAAACTCATAAAGAGCAATTCCACTGAAAGTAGAATTCATAAACTCAATACAGCGTTCAAAAGAGAAAATCCTCTTAAAACGACCCTCATGAACAAGAACCACGAACTTTGATCAAACTTTTGCTTGGCAAAAGTTTGCTGTTGTGGTGCGGGGGCGGGGATTTGAACCCCGGAACCCCTGCGGGACGGGACCCTGAATCCCGCGCCTTTGACCAGGCTCGGCAACCCCCGCAGTGGATCAAAAGGGAGGAATGAAGCGGCGTTTATAAACTTAACGTTCGAGCCTCTTGACACCCTCGGGTGTCCCGACGAGCACTACATCGGCTATGTCCGCGAAGATCCCGTTCTCAACGACGCCCGGGATGGTGTTGAGCTCTATCTCCATGTCGAGGGGATCGTCTATCCTCTCGAATCTGGCATCGAGGATGAAGTTGCCGTTGTCTGTTACAACCGGTCCGTCCTTCTTGGCGGCAAACCTGAGCTCCGCCGTGGCGTTGAAGACTTCAAGTTCCTCCGCTATCGCTCTCCAGGCCGCTGGAATGACCTCTATCGGAACGGGCATCTTTTGGCCGAGTCTCTCCACGAGCTTGCCCTCATCGACCAGCACGAGGAAGGTTCCAGCGCGGTACTCGATTATTTTCTCCATTGTAAGGGCCGCGCCGCGCCCCTTTATGAGATTGAGGTCGGGATCGACTTCGTCCGCTCCGTCAACGGCTATATCGATGGCATCCACCTCATCGAGCGATGCTATGGGAATTCCAGACTCTATGGCCAGGATCCGGGATTGGTGTGAAGTGGGCACCCCGTATACCTCGAGCTCCTCCTCCATCACCTTCTTTCCGAGTAGTCTGATGAAATACGAAGTCGTAGATCCGGTTCCGAGGCCGACCACCATGTCGTCCTCCACGAATGAAAGAGCCTCACGAGCAACGGCCTTCTTGAGTTCCTCAACGTTCATTCTCCCACCTCAAGTCTTGTTCATCATTTGAGACAGCAGACTCTGATTGTTGTACGGCACCGGCTTGAAGTCTATCCCCACTGTATAGACGAGCATCGTGAAGTACAGCCAGAACAAAAACCAGCCCCAGAATGCCTTCCTAAGCACTGCGGCCCTGAACTGACCTCCTTCTAGACCCTGAAGATCCTCCGGAAGGTTGTCCTTGAGCACCATTTTAACGAAGACGTCCGTTATGAGGAACATCAGAGCACCGATTATCCACGCCGCCCTGGTCTGTATCGACAGAGCGCCGCTGACGACACCGCAGATGGTTCCCCAGAGGTAAACCGTGAGTGCAAACTTGTGTTCAGGTCTCACATCTCCCACCTACCTTTTCCTTCTCTTGACGTTTCCCTTAAAACCTTGCCGGAATTTAAGGGTTTCGAGTGTGTCCACCGAAGGGAAGTGAGATTTCCAAAAGCACAATAGTGAACATAGAAAACCACAAAAGATAAAAGCCTTGAAGTCCAAAAGGGCTGTAGACAAACGTGTTGACGCTGGTGAATCAAATCAAAGAACGGAGGTGTAACTCTTGGAGGGCCGCTCCATCGTTTTTGCATCTGGAAAAGGTGGTACCGGAAAAACAACGACCGTTGCTAACTTGGGTGTGGCACTGGCCCAGTTTGGAAAGGAAGTGATTTTGATTGACGCCGATATAACCATGGCGAACCTCAGCCTCGTCCTTGGAATGGAGGACATACCGATAACCCTCCACGACGTCCTGGCGAGGGAGGCGGATCTCAAGGACGCGATATACGAGGGGCCAGCGGGGGTTAAGGTCATACCCGGTGGACTAAGCCTCGAGAAGATAAAGAAGGCCAAGCCGGAGAGGCTCAGGGAGGTCATAAGGGAGATAAGCCAGATGGCGGATTTTATCCTGATAGACGCACCCGCAGGTCTTGAGATGACATCGGTTACCGCCCTGCTCATTGGTAAGGAGCTGATTATAGTCACCAACCCGGAGATCTCCGCGATTACTGACTCCCTCAAGACCAAGCTGATAGCCGAGAAGCTTGGAACCCTCCCACTCGGCGCGATCCTCAACAGGGTCACCAACGAGAAGACCGAGCTCACTCAGGAGGAGATCGAGGCAATACTGGAGGTTCCAGTTCTCGCGGTCATCCCCGAGGATCCCGAGGTGAAGAGAGCCTCCGCCTACGGTGTTCCGCTCGTGATAAAGAACCCGACGAGCCCCGCAGCCATCGCCGTCAAGCAGCTGGCGGCGAAACTGGCAGGAATAAAGTGGCAGCCGCCCGAGCCAGAGAGCCCGATAAAGAGGGTCTTCAAAGCTCTCTTCGGAGGAAAGAGGTGATAGAAATGGCAGGGGCGGCAGTTTACGCCATCGTCATCCTCCTAGTGTTCCTCAACCTGGTGCTCCTGATGCTCTATCTCTCAGCCAAAAAGAACCCCTACTACGTCGTCTACGACGAGGAGACCAAGTCCGCCCTGAAAAGGCGTGTTAGCAACCTCAAAGAGGAGCTCGAGGAAGAGCTAGTCGATTTTGACGTTGAGGAGTGGGAGAAAGAGCTCGAGGAGAGCATTGAGGAAGAGGTCAGGAACCTCTGACCATACCCATTTTTCTGCTTTCTCCCCTCTCACGGCCAATGGGACAATTCTGGGCAGTTAAATTTTTAAGTTACAATTTGTTCTCATAAGTGGAGGTGGGGCGCATGACGGTTAGGGTGGCGTATCCTGACGGGTTCCTCGTAGTTGAGGGATCCCGGGTGTACCTCTTCAGGAAGAGGCTCTACAGCGCCCCACTTGAGGAGATACTGAGGGCGGCCCACGGTGATGACTCCCTCCTGCATCCGGCACTGAAGGAGGTCTCCAGGGACGTTGCGGCACTTGTGGAAAGGGGCCTGCTACAGCCATCCTTCGAATATTTCGGCGGTGTCCTCAGGCAGAAAGCGAACGCATGACCACTTTTCTGAAATTTTTCTGTAATTAAAAGGGAAACGGTCAGGGGCCGATTAGGTCATCACGGCTCAGCCACCTACCCTCACATCATCCCGTTAAAGGTGCTCCCTTATCCACAGCGGGATTATGCCGATCTTTGGAAATACCATGACAGCCTTGGCATCGACGGCGTAAGCGGGGACGCAGGGAAGCCCCCCATGCGGGGTGGGGTAAAGGCGGTACTCCCCCCAGTCGGGGGCGGGGT encodes the following:
- the minD gene encoding cell division ATPase MinD produces the protein MEGRSIVFASGKGGTGKTTTVANLGVALAQFGKEVILIDADITMANLSLVLGMEDIPITLHDVLAREADLKDAIYEGPAGVKVIPGGLSLEKIKKAKPERLREVIREISQMADFILIDAPAGLEMTSVTALLIGKELIIVTNPEISAITDSLKTKLIAEKLGTLPLGAILNRVTNEKTELTQEEIEAILEVPVLAVIPEDPEVKRASAYGVPLVIKNPTSPAAIAVKQLAAKLAGIKWQPPEPESPIKRVFKALFGGKR
- the dph5 gene encoding diphthine synthase, which codes for MAIYFIGLGLYDEKDVTLKGLEAAKKCEEVFAEFYTSLLAGTTIEKIEELIGKPIKRLSREDVELNFERIVLREAKDKDVAFLTAGDPMVATTHADLRIRAKKAGIESYVIHAPSIYSAVAITGLQIYKFGKSATVAYPEKNWFPTSHYDVIRENKERSLHTLLFLDIKADQNRYMTANEAMEILLQVEEMKGQGVFTPETLVVVLARAGSLNPTLKAGYVRDMLKEDFGRQPHVLIVPGRLHIVEAEYLVEFAGAPKEILEEV
- the tpiA gene encoding triose-phosphate isomerase, which codes for MGKLKEPIIAINFKTYIEATGKRALEIAKAAEKVSKETGITFVVAPQLADLRMIAESVEIPVFAQHIDPIKPGSHTGHVLPEAVKEAGAIGTLLNHSENRMILADLEAAIRRAEEVGLMTMVCSNNPAVSAAVAALGPDYVAVEPPELIGTGIPVSKAQPEVVTNTVELVKKVNPDVGVLTGAGISTGEDVKKALELGSVGVLLASGVTKAKDPEKAIRDLVSLII
- the rpiA gene encoding ribose-5-phosphate isomerase RpiA, giving the protein MNVEELKKAVAREALSFVEDDMVVGLGTGSTTSYFIRLLGKKVMEEELEVYGVPTSHQSRILAIESGIPIASLDEVDAIDIAVDGADEVDPDLNLIKGRGAALTMEKIIEYRAGTFLVLVDEGKLVERLGQKMPVPIEVIPAAWRAIAEELEVFNATAELRFAAKKDGPVVTDNGNFILDARFERIDDPLDMEIELNTIPGVVENGIFADIADVVLVGTPEGVKRLER